The Desulfovibrio fairfieldensis sequence GGCTCTTTCTCCTTGATATAACACGAAAATTCATCTCATGCGACACCCTCTGGAGCAGTTAACACTTATCCCTTGAACATGAAGCGCCGCATGGACACGTTGAGCACAATGCCCAGCAGCGTGAAATTGACCAGAGTGGCGCTGCCGCCGTAACTGATGAAGGGCAGGGGAATGCCCACCACCGGCATCAGCCCGATGACCATGCCCATATTGATGAAAATTTGCCAGAAGAAATAGAAGAAGACTCCCACCACCAGCATGCTGCCGAAGCGGTCCTTGGCCTGTACCGCCGTGGAGAAGATCGAGAGCAGGAAGAGGCAGAACAGGGTGACCAGGGCCACGCAGCCCACAAAGCCCCATTCCTCGCCGAACACGGCCACGGCGAAGTCCGAATGGCGTTCCGGCAGAAAGCGGAGCTGGCTCTGGGTGCCTTCCTTGAAGCCCTTGCCCCAGAGCTGGCCCGAACCGATGGCGATGCGCGACTGCAGAATGTGGTAGCCCGTGCCGCGCGGGTCGTTGCCGGGGTCCAGAAACGTCAGGATGCGTTGCCGCTGATAGTCGTGCATGCCCACGAACCACATGAAGGCCGCCGCGCAGGGCACGGCCAGCAGGCAGGTTTTGAGCACATAGCCCTTGAGCCCGTGGAAGAGGATCATGCCGCCCAGAATCAGCAGGATCATCAGAGTGGTGCCCAGGTCCGGCTGGGTGACGATCAGGGCGGCTGGAATCAGGCCCACAGTCAGCACGGCGCTGAAATCCTTCCAGCCCAGCGGGCGCCCGTCGCGGGCCAGCAGGCGCGCGGCCAGCACCAGCACGGCCAGCTTGGCCAGTTCCGAGGGCTGGATGCTCATGAAGCCCAGGGAGAGCCAACGCTTGGCCCCGTAGACGGTTTTGCCCGCCACGGGCACCAGGAGCAGCAGCGCCAGACTGATTAGAAAAAAGGGCCAGGCCAGGTTGCGCAATTGGCGATAGTCAAAGCTCATGGCCAGAAGCATGCAGGCCAGGCCGCACACGCCCCAGATCAACTGGCGCTGGTAAAAACCGGAAAAGGCCAGGCCGTCTTCCAGCCGCGTGCCGCTGGCGGAGTACAGATTGCCCACGCCCAGAAAATAGAGCAGGAACATGCAGGCCAGCAGGCCCCAGTTGATGTAGCTGAACAGGCGTTTATCCATGCGAGCTCCGGGCGGAGGAAATATATTTCAAACCTGTTCGACCTTCACACGAAGCGCGCCCGGCGCGGGCAGAGGGCGAAAAGACCATGACGCGGCATTTCCTTGCACTTGGCGCGGATGTCCGCTCTTCGCGGCCATTTGGGCGATGTGCCTGTTTCAAAGGTGAATTGCCCCAGGGCCTGTTAACGCTATAGAATTTTTGTTCGCCTGCAAGGAAGATAAACCTGCTTTGAGGGAGTGTACTCTTCTGGTACTCGACCGAAAAAGCAGGTGAAATCTGACGCGGCAGGAGGGCAAAAAGGCATAGCGTTAACAGGTCCTAATCCTCCCGCCCCCGGACAGGGCGCGGCGCTGTCGCCGGAGCCGGGGACGCGGGCGCGCCCGAATCCGGGCCGAAGATATAATCGTAAATCTTTTTGGCCACCGGTCCGGCCACGCTGGAACCGCCGCCGCCGTGCTCCACCATGACCACCACCACGTAGGTTTTGCCGTTCTTGGAGCCCCAGGTGGCGATCCAGGCATGGTCGCGCTGGGCGTACTCCATTTCCGAGGAGCGCACCCGGCGGTCTCCGGCGGTCATTTTCAACTTGACCACCTGGGCCGTGCCGGTTTTGCCGCCCATGTCCGCGTCCTTGCGGCCCACCACCCGCGCCGTGCCCACGCCCGCGGTCTTGCGCATGGCGTCCACCACAAACTTGAACGTTTCAGGCTTGGCCGGAATACGGCTCTGCACCACGCGCGGGGCGTCGTTGAGCAGTTGCGGCTTGAGCAGATCCCCGCCGTTGAGCATGGCCGCCACATAGACCGCCACCTGCACGGGCGTGACCAGGGTGTAGCCCTGGCCGATGGAGACGTTGTAGGTCTCGCCGCGCACCCATGGCCTGCCGAAGCGGCGCTTTTTCCATTCGCGCGAGGGCACCAAGCCGGATTTTTCGTGCGGCAGGTCAATGCCCGTGGGACGCCCGAAGCCGCAAGCCTTGGCAAATTCCTCCAGCTTGTCAATGCCCAGGCGCTCGGCCATGAGGTAGAAATAGACGTCGCAGGAGTTGACCAGCGCGCTTTCCATGTTCATGGCCCCGTGCCCGCCTTTTTTCCAGCAGCGGAAAATCTGGTTGCCCAGCTTGACCTGGCCGGGGCAGAACACGGTTTCGCGCGGATTGACGCCGCGTTCCAGGAACAGGGCGGCCATGACCAGCTTCCAGACCGAGCCCGGCGGGTAGACGCTCTGGATCACCCGGTTCTGGAGGGGAAAGCGGTTGCTGGTGCGCAGGGCGTCCCAGTCCCGCTGGGAAATGCCCGCCGCGAAAAGATTGTTGTCGTAGGCCGGGGAGGTGACCAGGGCGCGCAGCTTGCCCGTGTCCGGCTCCATGACCACCACGCAGCCCGCCTCGCCGCCCAGAGCGTCCCAGGCCGCCTGCTGGAGGCCCCGGTCCAGGGAAAGATGCACCTCATGCCCGCCGCGCGGCTCTTCGCGCAGGGCTTTGCCCAGCACACGGGCGTGGGCGTCCACCTCCACGTCATAGAGGCCCTTGCGGCCGCGCAGCTGTTTTTCCAGCTCCAGCTCCAGGCCCTGCTTGCCCACCAGATCGCCCATGGCCAGCGCCGGATCTTTGGCCATTTCCTGCTCGTTGGCTTCGGCCACATAGCCCAGCACATGGGCGAAAAGCTCTTTTTCCGGATAGCTGCGCTTGGTGCGGACCACGATTTCCAGACCCGGCCAGGCGTAGATCTCGGACTCGATGCGGGCCACCAGGTCAAAGTCGATGTCCGTGATCAGCAGAAGGGGTTCAAAGGACTTCACCTTGAAGCGGTCCTGCTGGTATTTCTCCCAGATCTGGGGCAGCGGAATGCCGGACCAGGCGCTGATCTGGGCCAGGGTGGCCGGGATGTCGTGGCAGTCTTCGCGTACCAGGGACAGGCCGTAGGCCGTGCGGTTGTCGGCCAGCAGCTTGTCGCCGTCGTCCAGAATGCGGCCGCGCGGGGCGAAGATGCGCTCCTGGCGCAGGCGGTTTTCCTGGGCCTGGCGGGCGAATTCCTCGCCGCGGTGGACCTGGAGGTACCAGAAGCGGACCACAAAGACGAAGAACAACAGGCCCACAAGCACCTGCAAAAACACGACCCCGCCGCGCGGGGGCTGGTAGCCCTCGCTCTCCACCTGGATTTTGAGCCAGGAGCGGATGCCCTCTTTTTTGCTGGGCGTCGCGCCTGGGGAGCCGGGCGCGAAGAGGCGCTTATTTTTCTTCATCATCCGTGGTCCAGTGCCGCGTCGCGATCAACAGACGCCAGGCGAACGGCAGGAAGAGCGCCTGGATCAGGCTTTTGTCCAGCTCGTCCGGCACGTTGAAAGCGAGATTCTGCAGCGGGGCCATGAGCCAGGCCACGCCGTAATAGGCCGCGCCCAGGCAGGCGGAAAGCAGAAAGATGAAAATGAAGTTTTCCACTTCGAACAACCAGCGGCCCAGCTTGAACAGCGCGATGACCGCCGCGTACCAGACGATGACCCCGCCGAACTCGCGGGTGCCCATGCCCTCCTGCAAGAGCACGAAGAGCGGCAGGAGCCAGAGCATGTTCTTGTAGTCCCGCTCCTGCAACAGAATGATAAGGCCCACGGCCAGCACGTCCAGGCCCGGCACCAGGGCCTGCAGGCAGACGGCGATGGCCATGAAGAAAATCCACCAGCAGATGTTGCGGAACTTGCTCATGGCGTCACGGCGGCGGGCGGCGCGGGAGGCCCCACGAAGACAGGCGGCGGACCTTCGGGCTCGGGCTCGGGCTGGGCGATGCCCGTGGGCTCCAGCAGCAGCACTTCTTCAAGATGTTGCAGATCCACCAGGGGCTCGGCGTAAATGGCCATGAACTGGGTGTAGTCCGAAGGGGCCACGCTGAGCACGCGGGCCACGGGAATGCCCTTGGGATATTTGCCGTCCAGGCCGGAGGTGATCAGCACCTCGCCCTGTTTCACGTTGGCGTCGCGCTGCACGAAATTCACTTCCAGCTTGCGGCCCGTGCCCTGCCCCGCCAGGATGCCCAGCGCCCGGCTGTTTTGCGAGAAAACCGCGATGCGGCTGCCCGGGTCCGTGAGCAGCAGGGCGGTGGCGGTATGCGCGCTGGCCCGCAGCACACGGCCCACCAGGCCCATGTGGGTGACCAGCGGCGTGCCGGGCCGCCCGCCCGTGGCATAGCCCCGGCTGATGGTGATGCTGTCCAGTACGGCGTTGGGGCCCATGCGCCCGGCCAGCACGCGCGCCCCCAGGGGCCGCCAGCTGGCGTCCACCGGCAGCTGGACCAGGGCGCGCAGGCGTTTGAGCTCGGCCAGATCCTCGCCGTTGGCCAGCAGGCGGGATTCCAGGTCCGCCACTCTGGCCTGGAGGCGCTCATTTTCCTCGCGCACGCTCACCAGGTCGAAATAGCGCTCCCAGAAGCCCGTGCCCACATCCTGGATGTAGCGCATGGGCTTGAGCACGGCGCCGCTCAGTTCCAGGCCGATATTGGCGGCAAAGTCGTCCAGGGTACGGGTGCGCTGGTTCCAGGAATACATACCCAGAAAGAGGATGAGCAAGACGCCCGCGAAAATCAGAATACGCCGCAATGACACAGAGTTATATCCGCCTCAGACTCGATTGCATACACACGGGCGACGTCATGCCGGAAGCTTCTTCCGGCATGACGTCGCCCACGGAGAAAATACGCCACAAAGGTGTGGAAGACCGCACGCTGTCAGTCGATGCAGACTTCTTTGAGGATGTTCAGGCTGTCCAGAGCCCGGCCCGTGCCGACCGCCACTGTGGAAAGCGGGTCGTCCACCACGGTGATGGGCAGGGAGGTCTCCTCGCGCAGAAGCTGATCCAGACCCTTGAGCAGCGCGCCGCCGCCCGTGAGCACAATGCCGCGGTCCACAATGTCCGCGGCCAGTTCCGGCGGGGTCTGCTCCAGGGCGATGCGCACGGCCTGCACAATGCTGTCCACCTGCTCGGAAATGGCTTTGCGCACTTCCTCGGAGGTGATGATGATGTTCTGCGGGATGCCCGTGACCAGGTCCCGGCCTTTGACCTCAATCTGCTGTTCCGGATCCAGGGGGTAAGCCGAAGCGATCTTGATCTTGATTTCCTCGGCCGAGGATTCGCCGATGAGCATGTTATATTTGCGTTTGACGTGGGTCATGATGGCTTCGTCCATCTTGTCCCCGCCCACGCGCACCGAGCGCGAATAGACGATGCCGGAAAGGGAAATCACCGCAACTTCGGTGGTGCCGCCGCCGATGTCCACCACCATGTTGGAGGTGGGTTCCTGAATGGGCAGGTCCGCGCCGATGGCCGCGGCCATGGGTTCCTCAATCAGATAGACTTCACGCGCTCCGGCTGACTGGGCGGATTCCTTGACGGCCCGCTTCTCCACCTGGGTGATGCCCGTGGGCACGCAGATCATGATCCGGGGGCGCACCAGGCGGCGCGAGTTGTGCACTTTGGCGATGAAGTGGCGCAGCATGGCCTCGGTCACTTCAAAGTCGGCGATGACGCCGTCCTTCATGGGACGGATGGCCCAGATGTTGCCGGGGGTTCTGCCGAGCATGCGCTTGGCGTCGTGGCCCACGGCCAGCACCACGTTGTTGCCGCGCGAATCCTTTTTGACCGCCACCACCGAGGGCTCGCGCAGCACAATGCCCTGGCCCTTGACGTAGACGCAGGTATTGGCCGTGCCCAGGTCGATGGCCAGATCGTTGGAAAACATCCCCAGTGCGAAATCCAGAATCTTGGACATTACTCTTGCTTGCCTCGCTGTGCTGGTATGCGTATGGTCCCGGCGGGCGGGAGCGGCATTCCGGGGCCGTCGCGGCGGCAACGGTCCGGAAATAATTTTTTGTCGTCAGGCTGAAAACTGTTCGGCTAAAACGGGCGTGAAGTCAAGACGATGGGCGTGGGGTTCAAAAACTTTGTCCCGGCCGGCGGATTCCCGAACCGGCCCCGGAACAGCCCCTAATCCGCCCGCAAGGCGCGTTAGTATGGTGCGTTGGCATACTCTGGCCGCGTATTTCCGCCGCAAGTACGGCATGCGGGTGCAAAAAATTCCACTTGACGCCGGTTCGGCCTGTCCCAACCGCGACGGCCTGCTGTCCACGCGGGGTTGTGTCTTCTGCAACGCCCTGGGTTCGGGCTCGGGCCTGGGCGGGCGCGGCCTGTCCCTGGCGGCCCAGTGGCAGGCCTGGCGGCAAAAGTACCGCGCCGGGGACCCGGACCGTCGTTTCCTGGCCTATCTGCAATCCTTTTCCAATACCTACGGCTCCCTGGAGCGTCTGCAAGACCTGCTGCACGCGGTCGCGGCCCTGCCGGACTGCTGCGGCCTGGCCGTGGGTACGCGGCCCGACTGCCTGAGCCCGTCCAAGCTGGACGCTCTGCTCCGGGCCGGGGCCGAAGCGGGCGTTGCGGAGATCTGGCTGGAGCTGGGCCTGCAAAGCGCCCATGACGCCACTCTGGCCCGGGTCAACAGGGGGCATACGGCGGCCTGCGCGGCCAAAGCCGTGGCCGAAGCCGCCGGGCGCGGCCTGCTGGTCTGCGGGCATCTGATGGCCGGTTTGCCCGGCGAGGGCGAGGCGGCTTTTCTGGAAAGCGTGGACTGGGCCGTGAGCCTGCCCCTGCACGGCCTCAAACTGCACAATGTTTATGTGCCCGAGGGCACGGAACTGGCCCGCCGGTACCGGGACGGGCGCTACCAGCCCCTGGAGCGCGACGAATATGTGGACCTGCTCTGCGCGGCCCTGCCGCGCATTCCTTCCCGCCTGGTCATGCACCGTCTGCAAAGCGATCCCGCGCCCGGCGAACTGGTGGCCCCGGCCTGGGCCGCGCTCAAACGCCCGCTGATGGCGGATCTGCTGCGCGCCCTGCACGCGCGCGATCTCTGGCAGGGCTGCCGGGCCGACGTTCCGGAGGGCCGGCCCGCATGGTACGGCGGGTAGGGGCGGCCTCGAAAAGCCCGGGTTCATCGTCGCCGGACAGGACCCACAGGGCCCAGGCCGCGTCTTGACCTTTATCACGGCCGGAACTATGCAGGTGGGCGTCAATTTATAGTGTTTTCAACATACTTCGCGGGACGGCCGGGATGGGGATGGTCTGCTTTCTTGCGGCGCTGGGCCTGCTGGTGCTGGGTTACGCGGTGTACGGCGTTTTTGTGGAAAAGGTTTTCGGCATTGACCGCACGCGGCCGACTCCGGTGCAGAGCAGGGCGGACGGCGTGGATTGCGTGGCCCTGCCCCCGTACAAGATTTTTTTCATCCAGTTGCTGAACATCGCGGGCCTGGGGCCGGTGTTCGGGCCCATTCTGGGCGCGGTGTACGGCCCCGCGGCCCTGCTCTGGGTGGTGTTCGGCTGCATTTTCGCGGGCGCGGTGCACGATTTCCTCACCGGGGCCATGAGCCTGCGTTACGGGGCGGCCTCCTATCCGGAGCTCATCGGGCGCAATCTGGGCAAATATGCCTGCTGGTTCATGCTGGTCTTCACCATCTGGTTCATGGTTCTGGTGGGCGCGGTTTTCGTCAACGGCCCGGCCGGGCTGCTGGCCTTCAAGACCGGCGAGCTGCTGCGCTCCTGGGAGGGCGGCGCGGCCGTGTTGCAGTGGCTTGAAGCCTGTCCGCTGGCCGTGTTCTGCGCCGGGGCGGACGGCACGGTTTCCGCGGGCAAGGTGCTGGCCCTGTTCTTTTCCGCCCTGATTTTCAGCTATTATTTCGTCGCCACTATCCTGCCCATCGACAAGATCATCGGCAGGATATACCCCTTTTTCGCCATCCTGCTGCTGTTCATGGCCTTCGGCCTGCTGGCCGCGCTGCTGCTCAATCCCCAGTACAGCATTCTGCCCAACCTGCGCCCGGCCGACTTTTTCACTAACCTGAACCCCAAGGGCGCGCCCCTTTGGCCTTTGCTCTTTGTGACCATCGCCTGCGGGGCCATCTCGGGCTTCCACGCCACCCAGTCGCCCATGATGGCCCGCTGCATGCGCTCGGAAGGGCAGGCCCGGCTGATGTTTTACGGGGTAATGATCGCCGAGGGCGTGCTGGCGCTGATCTGGGTGACCATCGGGCTTTCTTTTTACGACGGGGACCCGGCGGCCCTGATGGCGGCCGGAACTCCGGCGGTGGTGGTTTCCAAGGCTTCCGAAGGCCTGCTGGGCGGGCTGGTGGGGGGCACCCTGGTTTTTCTGGGCGTGGTCATCCTGCCCATTTCCACCGGCGACACGGCCTTCCGCACCGGGCGGCTCATCCTGGCCGACGTGCTCCGTTTTGAGCAGGGCTCGCTGGGGCGGCGCATCGTTTTGGCCGTGCCGCTCTTTCTGCTGGGCATTTACTTTGCCGTGGGCGACTTCACGGCCATCTGGATGGCCTTCGGCTGGACGAACCAGACCTTGGCCTGCGTGTCCCTCTGGGCGGCGGCGGTCTGGCTGCGCCGCCGCAAACGCCTGCACTGGGTGGCCACCGTGCCCGCGTTGTTCATGACCGCCGTGTGCGGCAGCTATCTCTTTTACTTTGATAAATTTCCCTTCCGCTGGCCCATGACGGCCTCGGTCTGCATGGGGCTGGCCGCATCCGGGCTCTGTTTCGCGCTCTTTCTCGCCAGGGGCGGCAGGATGCCGGAGGGTGACGAGGCGAAGTTCTGAGGCGGCAGTCGCGTGACCGGGGCCGTCAGGCGGCCTGCTTTTTCCGGGCGAGCTGTTGCTTTGCTTGCGCGCCGCGCGCCAGAGCATAATAATTCAACATAATACTCTCGGTACGTTTTTTATGCTTCAAACCTTTGCTCCCGCGTCCGCGCAAGGCGGCCCGGCACGCCGGTACCGGCTCTGGGATCTGCTCGCCCTGGCTCTGGCGGCCTGCTATGCCTGGGCCGCATTACAGGGCGTGCTGTCCATTTCCGTCGGCGGCGCGCAGTTGGACAGTGACCTGGCCACCTATGCCCAAGGCATGGCCGGGGCGGACCATCCCGAACTGTTTGTCTTGGATCCCGTGCTGCGCGCCGTCACGCCGGCCAACAGCATCTGGAATTTGGAACGCTTCACGGCGCGCCTGCTGACCCCCGGCAACGACTATGTGGTGGGACTGTTCCGGGCCGGAGCTCTGGCTATCTTCATTTTCTACGCGGGCTGGTACCTTCTGGGCCGCTGGCTGTTCGGAAGTCCGGGCCTGGCTTTTCTGCTGGCCCTGCTGGCCGGAGTCACTGTCTGGGTGGAGTGGGGCACTTTCTGGGGCATCGCGCAGTCGGACCCTGTGCCGCGCGTGTTTTTCGCCGCGCTCTGGCCCTTTCTGCTGCTGGGGGCCCTGGCCGCTCAGGAGCGCCCGCTCCTGAGGCCTCCGGCCATGCTGGCCGCAGGCCTGTGCATGTGGGTGCACGGCATAAGCGCCTTGAACACCGGGGCCATGTTCTTTCTGGCCTTTGCCCTGCACCGTCCCCAGGGGCAGAGCCTGGTCGCGCATCTGGTCAATTGTGTTTTCTGCCTGGTGTTGTATTTCATACCGGTATTGGCCTTTCTCTGGCCTTCACTGACCCAGACTCACGCCTTCAGTGCGGCTGACATGGCCGTTTTTCAGGAATTGTTCAACCTGCGCTGGCAGGAGGACTATGGTCGCCTGGGGGAACGGCTGGCCCATCTGGTAAGTTTTTCCAGCCCGATGCTGCCCCTGCTTTGCGGCGGCTTCGCGGCCTGGTTGATCGTCCGGCGGCGCGGAAGAATGCGGGCGCGCCGCCTTGCCGCCATGTGCCCGGCCTTTGTGCTGGCCCTTGTCCTGGTTGTGTTGTTTTCCTGGGCGGAATCCCGCCTTGCGCCGGAGTTCGGACGTCTGCCCCTGGGGCATGAGCTCGTGCGGGGTCTGCGTTTTCTGGTGCCTCTTTCCTGGCTGATGATTGTGGCCGCGTTAGCCTGCTTCCGGCCTCGCCTGTCCCGTGCCGGGCGTCTGCTGCTGGCGGGCGGCGTTACCTCGGCCGTGTTGTTGCTGAGCCAGGATCGCCAGTATATGGCCGCGCAGTATGCGGTATCGCAAGCGACCGGCCTGCCGCTGCCCTTGCTGGACGACGCGCGGGAAGCCATGCGCGGAGCCGCCGCCTACCGGGAGGCTCTGGACAGGCAGGCACGGCTGGTGCCGCCGGGTGTGCCGGTTTTCAGCGACAGCGACGCCATGGCCGTGCGTTATCTGGCTCAGCGCCCTCTGGTGCATTCCTTTAAGGACGGGTATATTTTTTTCTATAACAAAGACGTGCAGGGCTCCCGCACCTGGCTGCGCTACAACGCCCTGATGCAGCGGGGACCCACGGGCTACATCGACGCCTGGCTTGCCTCGGGCGTGCCCTGGCTGCTGAGCGGCCGTCCGCGGGACAAGGCCCTGCTGGAGCCATACGGCGATGTGCTCTGGGAAAACGGCGGCTGGCTCATCGCGCGGCGGCGTGGAGGATAGGCATGGAGCGGGATGGAAAAGATATCCCTTTGGTGACGGATCTGGACGGCACCCTGGTGGCCGGAGACACCCTGGTGGAGGGAGTTAAGGATCTGCTGGCTCGCAGGCCGTGGATGTGCTGCGTGCTGCCGTTCTGGGTAGCGCGCGGGCGGCGTTTTTTTAAAAAGCAGCTTGCCCCCTGGAGCGCGGCGGCCTGTCTGCGCATGCCTCTCAATGCCTCGGTGGCCGACCTGCTGGGGGAAGCCGCCCGCACGGGGCGCCGGGTCTGCCTGGCTACAGCCGCCTATGAGGAAGTGGCCGAGGCCATGCGCGTTCGATTGCCGCTTTTTAACGCTGTTTTCGCCACCACGTCGGCGGTGAATCTCAAAGGCGTGCACAAGGCGCGCTTTCTCAGCGAGATGTTCGGAAGGGGCGGGTTTGACTATTTCGGTGATTCCGCGGCGGATCTGCCTGTCTGGGCCGAAGCGCGCAAAGCCTATGTGGTCGGCGACGCGGCGCTGGCGGAAAGGGCGCGGTCCCTGAATCCCGAGGTCACGTGCATTGTCCCCCGCTGGACGCAAGAACCGTACGGCGTCAGTTGATGGGTTCCAGCAGGAATTGCAGGCTCTGCACGTTGATGAAGCAGGTTACGCAGAACAAGACCACCAGCAACGCGGTATACAGCATGAACTTTTTTTCATGAAACAGTTTTTCCGGCGTCTGCACCACGGAATCGGCGTTCATGCTGATGCTGAAATACCAGGAGAACAGCAGGGCCACCAGGGGAAAAAGAAAAATGAATTCAATCTTGTATTTAATGAGCGAAATACCCAGGAACAGCGCGGTGTTCATGGCGTAGAAAAAGGCTGAGACAAGCAGCTTCCGTTCCGTGTAACTGGCAAGGCTCTTGCGGTACCGGGCCATGACTTCCTTGGAGCGGATGCTGCGCAGTTCGGCGAAGCGTTTCAGGGCCATGAGAAAAGCGCCGCCGCACCAGTACGCCAGCAGAAAGCTGCTGGGCGGAAGATGATCGGGTATGCAGATGGCCCAGCCGAGAACCAGGCGCAAGGGATTGTTAATGGATTCCGAGATGACGTCGAGATAGGGCACGTCCTTGGTGCGGAGGGGCGGCACGTTATAGCAGATGCCCATAATCAGAAGAAAAAGCGCTGTGAATCCAAACAGTTTATTGATATAAAAACCCAGCCAGAGCCCGAGGCAGGCCAGCAGGGCGTATTCCAGCAGCACATAGCGCAGGCGCACCAGGCCTTGCGCCGCCGGGCGCAGATATTTGGTGGGATGTTGCCTGTCGTTGGGCGCATCCAGATATTCGTTGATGCAGTAGTTGGCCGAGGCGACGCAGCAGGTGCTGACCAGGCCGAGGATGAGATTTCCCGCCAGGTTGGCCGGAATGTCCCGCAGAAAAAGGAAAGCCAGGCAGAGACCCGGAAACATGAAAAACTGTTTGAACCAGTGATCCGGGCGCGCGATCTGAATATAGGGCCGCAACTTTTCCAAGGGGACCGCCTTTCAAAGCCCAGACTGCGCAGTCTGGAACGAGAAAAGCCCGCGGGCTTTTCTCGTTCCAGACTGCGCAGTCTGGAACGAGAAAAGCCCGCGGGCTTTTCTCGTGTTAATGTGTTGTGCTCCCGGCAGAATAATTTTTCTGACGGATCACTCACATGAATTATGTGACGGCGTATATCAGAAAAGCTCGCGCAGGAAAAGCCGCCGGACGGACGCGTCCGTTTGCGGGCCGCGCGCGAGGAGGTCGCCATGCGTGATTGTTGCCGCATCCGGGCGGTGGATATAGCGGCTCTGCTGCTGATTGCGGTCTACGCGCTGGCCGCCTTGGCGGGCGTGCTGGAGATTTCCGCCAACGGGACGGAGCTGGACAGCGACCTCGGCATGTATGCTTACATCACCGCCGGGGAGCGGCATCCCGAAAGTTTCAGCGCCGATCCTACGGCGGCCCTGCATTCCCATTCTTTTTGGAATGCGGCGCGTTATCTGGGCGCCCTGCTCACGCCGGGAAACGAGTATGCCGTAGGCCTGCTGCGGGCCGGGGCCCTGGCGGTCTTCGTTTTTTACGCGGGCTTTTATCTTCTGGGGCGCTGGCTGTTCGGCAGTCCCATTCTGGCCGCCGTTCTGAGCCTGGTCATGGGCGTAACCGTCTGGGTGGGCTGGGGAACATTCTGGGGCGTCACCCACAGCGACCCGGTGCCGCGCGTATTTTTCGCCGCGCTGTTTCCTTTTCTGCTCTGGGGCGGCATCGCGGCCCTGCGTCATGTACGGGCCAGGCCCCTGGTCATGCTGGCCGCCGGTTTGTGCGTCTGGGTGCATAATATCAGCGCGCTGGCCACGGGGGCCATGCTGTTCATGGCCTTTGCCCTGAACAGAGAGAAGCGGAGCTGGGCTGTTCATCTGGGCATCCTGGCAGTCTGCCTGTTATGTTTTTTCCTGCCCGTGCTGTTTTCTCTCCGTTCTCTTTTGGGGGGACAGGCCGTTGTTCTCAGCGCCGACAATCTGGCCGTGCTCAGATATTTGTTCGATCTGCGTCTGGGGGCGGATTATGGGAGG is a genomic window containing:
- a CDS encoding prenyltransferase, coding for MERDGKDIPLVTDLDGTLVAGDTLVEGVKDLLARRPWMCCVLPFWVARGRRFFKKQLAPWSAAACLRMPLNASVADLLGEAARTGRRVCLATAAYEEVAEAMRVRLPLFNAVFATTSAVNLKGVHKARFLSEMFGRGGFDYFGDSAADLPVWAEARKAYVVGDAALAERARSLNPEVTCIVPRWTQEPYGVS
- a CDS encoding UbiA prenyltransferase family protein → MEKLRPYIQIARPDHWFKQFFMFPGLCLAFLFLRDIPANLAGNLILGLVSTCCVASANYCINEYLDAPNDRQHPTKYLRPAAQGLVRLRYVLLEYALLACLGLWLGFYINKLFGFTALFLLIMGICYNVPPLRTKDVPYLDVISESINNPLRLVLGWAICIPDHLPPSSFLLAYWCGGAFLMALKRFAELRSIRSKEVMARYRKSLASYTERKLLVSAFFYAMNTALFLGISLIKYKIEFIFLFPLVALLFSWYFSISMNADSVVQTPEKLFHEKKFMLYTALLVVLFCVTCFINVQSLQFLLEPIN